The Drosophila biarmipes strain raj3 chromosome 2L, RU_DBia_V1.1, whole genome shotgun sequence genome has a window encoding:
- the LOC108036094 gene encoding vascular endothelial growth factor receptor 1 isoform X5, producing the protein MALLIRTTLLPLLLIAWIPWSEAIPLQAFSPDPDDSTENCGGENGAPLMTPCKSSIILEAQTSSTLKCEGEEPLTWWTGSVDNLQGYPGDQFNNTEDPARPYGTSLTLFEVTAEDVGAYYCVKDSEYQKISEKSDEAMVELVNRGLASSIYVYVNDPNSKLAAAMSSINALQYTDVVIPCRPAMPDTEVWLETNNGENARWLIRSNGQIQGSPKFFRSVRYHPRWGFTFGVTSRMDGYMYCNSTNHFKLIDVFYTAKSGKPLPKPVIKTSGDHHVITDTNFTLVCEQSALIESLYEIAWDIPSRDRSRISITTAETDPKTRNSTHQLGRSTLTVMDAQRSDSGTYKCITTDKTQNTKYFVSYLIRVIGPNESYLNVYEPSGHYNVQEMANRTIQMRANFEGYPTPSFAWFKPDGTEVRQAEHNFKIFSEELGTMLQVLNAQLQDSGTYILRGSNAFQTVVREYNVSVSDGPVLSMADTYVQVGSVARLECTVLSYPPAFVTFFFRSCSLEPRWPTCSIHQKNFSIPEERAKYKFLTKARPGKLSVESIYEVSFLPTDPGILTCVAENKVNGKELRSLTSAHVLLGNISENMTIHGFDKSHKIAKEEYVSFTCEALAYHFDGNLQWLLNGEDLKETELVRTETSPTNYSYRSTIHITTISDQDQGTYECRAYHNSNHSLYSSREIFLSVYDPFAPQWLDTSLKDHNKIKRKLGQGVELDCASNAIPAAKVRWYKDDKELNEAKFRNITANDSKLTIIFLYPGDEGVYKCQVENRLDRIERSFTVVITDLPGISMAWVWFGLILFLILIGLCVFLAIRYQKEHKRHLELKAAGLANFEEGAVAHINPDMTLDEQAEFLPYNRQFEFPRANLTLGKQLGAGAFGVVLKGEAIGIRKEEPSTTVAVKMVKRTADNEVVRALVSELKIMVHMGQHLNVVNLLGAVTKNIAKRELMVIVEYCRFGNIQNFLMKNRKCFINQINPDTDHIDPSIMTQRISDNFDLHRDANGGGGGGGLKYANIGFPIHTYVNEPHNNNTQPPTHRRNSDNDPRSGTRAGRPGSGTATYSYERQMDTCATVMTTVPEDDLIMSNNSVQPAWRSNYKTDSNEAMTVTTVDLISWAFQVARGMDYLASRKVLHGDLAARNILLCENNVVKICDFGLARSMYRTDNYKKSESGKLPIKWLALESLSDHVFSTYSDVWSYGIVLWEMFSLAKVPYPGIDPNQELFNKLNDGYRMEKPPYANQELYEIMLECWRKNPESRPLFPELEQRFAKMLGEDVANHYLDLNTPYMETNIESTKNQTTDYLGLMGSPDEVAPSAPRYVNGLVVPKIHICESPDDYTPMNPANSEPDASTAIFSPTRLENEGSDFQDFSSETTFQFPGERQSPTLSNNLNSGSSKPLRKKNGLPTVDAADQAPEEIPMLQRRSTGSEESPEQGRRFNQALKQQYVTPTPSPRHHVETKLNGDSSESYVNVKPPRKNIPGKTATGGGGAPTDAFSNPSYQPLSTVNEKEQRRY; encoded by the exons ATGGCACTGCTTATAAGGACGACTCTGCTGCCCCTGCTCCTGATCGCCTGGATCCCCTGGAGCGAAGCAA TACCGCTGCAGGCGTTCTCTCCGGATCCCGATGATAGTACCGAGAACTGCGGCGGCGAGAATGGAGCTCCCCTGATGACGCCCTGCAAGAGCTCCATAATCCTGGAGGCCCAGACAAGCTCGACGCTGAAGTGCGAGGGCGAGGAGCCGCTGACCTGGTGGACCGGCTCGGTAGACAACCTCCAGGGGTACCCGGGGGATCAATTTAATAATACGGAGGACCCGGCACGACCATATGGCACCAGCCTAACACTCTTCGAGGTGACGGCCGAGGACGTGGGTGCGTATTATTGCGTCAAGGATTCGGAATACCAGAAGATCTCCGAAAAGTCGGACGAGGCGATGGTCGAGCTGGTGAACCGGGGCCTGGCCAGCTCCATCTACGTGTATGTGAACGACCCAAATAGCAAATTGGCAGCCGCCATGAGCTCCATAAATGCCCTGCAATACACCGACGTTGTGATACCCTGCAGACCGGCAATGCCCGACACAGAAGTGTGgctggagaccaacaatggagag AACGCACGATGGCTAATCCGATCGAATGGTCAGATTCAGGGGAGTCCGAAGTTCTTCAGGAGCGTGAGGTACCACCCCAGGTGGGGCTTCACCTTCGGGGTCACTAGCCGTATGGACGGCTACATGTATTGCAATTCGACGAACCATTTCAAACTCATTGACGTGTTCTACACTGCGA AAAGCGGCAAGCCCCTGCCAAAGCCGGTGATCAAGACCTCCGGGGACCACCACGTTATCACGGACACCAACTTCACCCTGGTGTGCGAACAGTCGGCCTTGATTGAGTCATTGTACGAAATCGCCTGGGATATACCGTCTCGGGATAGG AGTCGCATTAGTATTACCACAGCAGAAACCGATCCCAAGACTAGGAACAGCACTCACCAGCTGGGCAGGAGCACTTTGACGGTTATGGACGCTCAACGCTCAGATTCCGGCACTTACAAGTGTATCACCACCGATAAAAcccaaaatacaaaatacttcGTCAGCTACTTGATTAGAGTTATAG GTCCAAACGAAAGCTACCTGAATGTGTACGAGCCCTCGGGTCATTATAACGTACAGGAAATGGCAAACCGTACGATCCAGATGAGGGCCAACTTCGAGGGCTATCCGACGCCCTCCTTCGCCTGGTTCAAGCCAGACGGAACCGAAGTCCGTCAGGCGGAGCACAACTTCAAGATCTTCTCCGAGGAGCTGGGCACAATGCTCCAGGTGCTCAATGCCCAGCTGCAGGACAGCGGCACCTACATCCTGCGGGGCTCCAATGCTTTTCAGACCGTGGTGCGGGAGTACAACGTTAGTGTGAGTGACGGTCCGGTCCTGAGCATGGCGGACACGTACGTCCAGGTGGGATCCGTCGCCCGACTGGAGTGCACTGTCCTTTCCTACCCGCCGGCGTTCGTCACCTTCTTCTTCCGTTCCTGCAGCCTGGAGCCCCGTTGGCCCACGTGCTCCATTCACCAAAAGAACTTTAGC ATACCAGAGGAACGGGCGAAATATAAG TTCCTGACGAAGGCGAGACCGGGAAAACTAAGTGTGGAAAGCATATACGAGGTGTCCTTCCTGCCCACGGATCCTGGAATACTGACCTGTGTTGCCGAGAACAAGGTGAATGGAAAGGAGCTAAGATCCTTGACCTCGGCTCATGTGTTGCTGGGTAATATTTCCGAGAACATGACCATCCATGGCTTCGATAAGAGTCACAAGATCGCTAAGGAGGAGTATGTGAGCTTCACCTGCGAGGCGCTGGCCTATCACTTCGATGGCAATCTGCAATGGCTCCTCAACGGCGAGGATTTAAAGGAAACCGAAC TTGTCCGAACTGAAACCAGTCCTACCAACTACTCCTACAGGAGCACCATACACATAACTACGATTTCCGACCAGGATCAAGGAACCTACGAGTGCCGAGCCTATCACAATTCGAACCATTCCTTATACAGCAGTCGCGAGATATTCCTCAGCGTCTACGATCCTTTTGCCCCCCAGTGGCTGGATACCAGCCTAAAGGACCACAACAAAATAAAGCGAAAATTGGGCCAGGGCGTGGAGCTGGATTGCGCCTCCAATGCGATTCCCGCGGCCAAGGTGCGTTGGTACAAGGACGACAAGGAGCTGAACGAAGCCAAATTCAGAAACATCACTGCAAACGATTCCAAGCTGACGATCATATTCCTGTATCCCGGCGATGAGGGCGTCTATAAATGCCAAGTGGAGAACAGGTTGGACAGGATCGAGAGGTCCTTCACCGTGGTTATTACGG ATCTTCCCGGCATCAGCATGGCCTGGGTGTGGTTCGGTCTGATACTTTTCCTCATCCTGATCGGCCTGTGCGTCTTCCTGGCCATTCGCTACCAGAAGGAGCACAAACGGCACCTTGAACTGAAGGCAGCTGGCCTGGCCAACTTCGAGGAGGGGGCCGTGGCCCACATTAATCCCGACATGACCTTGGATGAGCAGGCGGAATTCTTGCCCTACAATCGCCAATTTGAATTCCCGCGGGCGAACCTGACGCTGGGCAAGCAGCTGGGAGCCGGAGCCTTTGGCGTGGTGCTCAAGGGAGAAGCCATAGGAATCCGCAAGGAGGAGCCCAGCACCACGGTGGCCGTGAAGATGGTCAAGCGAACGGCCGACAACGAGGTGGTCAGGGCACTGGTCTCCGAGCTCAAGATAATGGTCCACATGGGCCAGCACTTGAATGTGGTCAATCTCCTGGGAGCCGTCACCAAAAACATTGCAAAAC GCGAACTCATGGTCATCGTTGAGTACTGTCGCTTTGGCAACATTCAGAACTTCCTGATGAAAAACCGGAAGTGCTTCATCAACCAAATCAATCCGGACACCGACCACATAGATCCCTCCATCATGACCCAGCGCATTTCCGATAACTTTGACCTGCACCG CGATGCGaatggtggtggtggtggtggtggcttGAAGTACGCCAATATCGGTTTCCCGATCCACACGTACGTCAATGAACCGCACAACAATAACACGCAACCGCCAACTCACCGCAGGAACTCGGACAATGATCCCCGGTCGGGCACCCGAGCCGGACGTCCCGGATCCGGAACGGCCACCTACAGCTATGAGCGGCAGATGGACACCTGTGCCACCGTGATGACCACAGTGCCGGAGG ATGACCTAATAATGTCAAATAACTCCGTGCAACCCGCCTGGCGTTCCAACTACAAGACGGACTCCAACGAGGCGATGACAGTGACCACTGTGGACCTGATCAGTTGGGCCTTCCAGGTGGCCCGCGGCATGGATTACCTGGCCTCCAGGAAGGTGTTGCACGGTGATCTGGCTGCCAGGAACATTCTCCTCTGCGAGAACAATGTGGTCAAGATCTGCGACTTTGGTCTAGCTCGGTCCATGTACCGAACGGACAACTACAAAAAGTCgg AGAGTGGCAAACTGCCGATTAAGTGGCTTGCGCTAGAGTCCCTCAGCGATCATGTCTTCAGCACCTACAGCGACGTTTGGTCCTACGGAATTGTCCTGTGGGAGATGTTCTCGCTGGCCAAGGTTCCGTATCCGGGCATAGATCCCAACCAGGAGCTGTTCAACAAGCTGAACGATGGCTACCGCATGGAGAAGCCGCCGTATGCCAATCAAGAGCTCTACGAGATTATGCTTGAGTGCTGGCGGAAGAA tcCCGAGAGCCGACCTTTGTTCCCTGAGCTGGAGCAGCGTTTTGCCAAAATGCTGGGCGAAGATGTGGCCAAT CACTACCTGGACCTGAACACTCCGTACATGGAGACCAACATAGAGAGCACGAAGAACCAAACTACGGATTATCTGGGCCTGATGGGATCACCAGACGAAGTGGCGCCGTCGGCTCCGCGCTACGTTAACGGGCTCGTGGTACCCAAAATCC ACATCTGTGAGTCGCCGGATGACTACACTCCGATGAACCCGGCGAATTCCGAACCCGATGCCAGCACCGCCATCTTCTCACCCACGCGCCTTGAAAACGAAGGCTCCGACTTCCAGGACTTCTCAAGCGAAACCACTTTTCAATTCCCAGGAGAGCGTCAGTCTCCGACGTTGAGTAACAACCTGAACAGTGGATCGAGCAAGCCGCTCCGCAAGAAGAACGGTCTGCCCACAGTGGATGCGGCGGACCAGGCGCCCGAGGAGATACCCATGCTGCAGCGCCGCTCCACGGGATCGGAGGAGAGTCCGGAGCAGGGCAGACGGTTCAACCAGGCCCTCAAGCAGCAGTACGTCACTCCGACGCCCTCGCCCCGCCATCACGTGGAGACCAAACTCAATGGCGACTCCTCCGAAAGCTATGTGAATGTGAAGCCGCCCAGGAAGAATATACCCGGCAAAACAGCAACCGGTGGCGGGGGTGCGCCCACGGATGCCTTCTCCAATCCCAGCTACCAGCCACTGTCCACCGTCAACGAGAAGGAGCAGCGAAGGTACTAG
- the LOC108036094 gene encoding platelet-derived growth factor receptor alpha isoform X1, translating to MALLIRTTLLPLLLIAWIPWSEAIPLQAFSPDPDDSTENCGGENGAPLMTPCKSSIILEAQTSSTLKCEGEEPLTWWTGSVDNLQGYPGDQFNNTEDPARPYGTSLTLFEVTAEDVGAYYCVKDSEYQKISEKSDEAMVELVNRGLASSIYVYVNDPNSKLAAAMSSINALQYTDVVIPCRPAMPDTEVWLETNNGETYSSTSVGRYDPKRGFTIEIRSITDGGEYYCRPNPPFPHNEEEYTSVEVHFIETGLESPSTSPPTSGALTNMGYTYASDGTDGDVTNQSAGRTALISGDGDGALSWDRVRRSPARLAPMNASPSPRPGQSGKPLPKPVIKTSGDHHVITDTNFTLVCEQSALIESLYEIAWDIPSRDRSRISITTAETDPKTRNSTHQLGRSTLTVMDAQRSDSGTYKCITTDKTQNTKYFVSYLIRVIGPNESYLNVYEPSGHYNVQEMANRTIQMRANFEGYPTPSFAWFKPDGTEVRQAEHNFKIFSEELGTMLQVLNAQLQDSGTYILRGSNAFQTVVREYNVSVSDGPVLSMADTYVQVGSVARLECTVLSYPPAFVTFFFRSCSLEPRWPTCSIHQKNFSIPEERAKYKFLTKARPGKLSVESIYEVSFLPTDPGILTCVAENKVNGKELRSLTSAHVLLGNISENMTIHGFDKSHKIAKEEYVSFTCEALAYHFDGNLQWLLNGEDLKETELVRTETSPTNYSYRSTIHITTISDQDQGTYECRAYHNSNHSLYSSREIFLSVYDPFAPQWLDTSLKDHNKIKRKLGQGVELDCASNAIPAAKVRWYKDDKELNEAKFRNITANDSKLTIIFLYPGDEGVYKCQVENRLDRIERSFTVVITDLPGISMAWVWFGLILFLILIGLCVFLAIRYQKEHKRHLELKAAGLANFEEGAVAHINPDMTLDEQAEFLPYNRQFEFPRANLTLGKQLGAGAFGVVLKGEAIGIRKEEPSTTVAVKMVKRTADNEVVRALVSELKIMVHMGQHLNVVNLLGAVTKNIAKRELMVIVEYCRFGNIQNFLMKNRKCFINQINPDTDHIDPSIMTQRISDNFDLHRDANGGGGGGGLKYANIGFPIHTYVNEPHNNNTQPPTHRRNSDNDPRSGTRAGRPGSGTATYSYERQMDTCATVMTTVPEDDLIMSNNSVQPAWRSNYKTDSNEAMTVTTVDLISWAFQVARGMDYLASRKVLHGDLAARNILLCENNVVKICDFGLARSMYRTDNYKKSESGKLPIKWLALESLSDHVFSTYSDVWSYGIVLWEMFSLAKVPYPGIDPNQELFNKLNDGYRMEKPPYANQELYEIMLECWRKNPESRPLFPELEQRFAKMLGEDVANHYLDLNTPYMETNIESTKNQTTDYLGLMGSPDEVAPSAPRYVNGLVVPKIHICESPDDYTPMNPANSEPDASTAIFSPTRLENEGSDFQDFSSETTFQFPGERQSPTLSNNLNSGSSKPLRKKNGLPTVDAADQAPEEIPMLQRRSTGSEESPEQGRRFNQALKQQYVTPTPSPRHHVETKLNGDSSESYVNVKPPRKNIPGKTATGGGGAPTDAFSNPSYQPLSTVNEKEQRRY from the exons ATGGCACTGCTTATAAGGACGACTCTGCTGCCCCTGCTCCTGATCGCCTGGATCCCCTGGAGCGAAGCAA TACCGCTGCAGGCGTTCTCTCCGGATCCCGATGATAGTACCGAGAACTGCGGCGGCGAGAATGGAGCTCCCCTGATGACGCCCTGCAAGAGCTCCATAATCCTGGAGGCCCAGACAAGCTCGACGCTGAAGTGCGAGGGCGAGGAGCCGCTGACCTGGTGGACCGGCTCGGTAGACAACCTCCAGGGGTACCCGGGGGATCAATTTAATAATACGGAGGACCCGGCACGACCATATGGCACCAGCCTAACACTCTTCGAGGTGACGGCCGAGGACGTGGGTGCGTATTATTGCGTCAAGGATTCGGAATACCAGAAGATCTCCGAAAAGTCGGACGAGGCGATGGTCGAGCTGGTGAACCGGGGCCTGGCCAGCTCCATCTACGTGTATGTGAACGACCCAAATAGCAAATTGGCAGCCGCCATGAGCTCCATAAATGCCCTGCAATACACCGACGTTGTGATACCCTGCAGACCGGCAATGCCCGACACAGAAGTGTGgctggagaccaacaatggagag ACATATTCCAGCACATCGGTCGGTCGATACGACCCGAAAAGGGGATTCACCATCGAAATCCGCAGCATCACGGATGGCGGCGAGTACTACTGTCGGCCAAATCCGCCCTTCCCGCACAACGAAGAGGAGTATACCAGCGTAGAAGTGCACTTTATTG AAACCGGATTGGAAAGTCCCAGTACCAGCCCCCCGACATCGGGGGCCTTGACTAACATGGGGTATACCTATGCATCAGATGGCACCGATGGCGATGTTACTAACCAATCGGCGGGTAGAACGGCACTAATCAGTGGTGATGGTGATGGAGCTCTATCCTGGGATCGAGTAAGGCGTAGTCCAGCCCGTCTGGCGCCGATGAATGCGTCGCCCTCACCCAGACCAGGGC AAAGCGGCAAGCCCCTGCCAAAGCCGGTGATCAAGACCTCCGGGGACCACCACGTTATCACGGACACCAACTTCACCCTGGTGTGCGAACAGTCGGCCTTGATTGAGTCATTGTACGAAATCGCCTGGGATATACCGTCTCGGGATAGG AGTCGCATTAGTATTACCACAGCAGAAACCGATCCCAAGACTAGGAACAGCACTCACCAGCTGGGCAGGAGCACTTTGACGGTTATGGACGCTCAACGCTCAGATTCCGGCACTTACAAGTGTATCACCACCGATAAAAcccaaaatacaaaatacttcGTCAGCTACTTGATTAGAGTTATAG GTCCAAACGAAAGCTACCTGAATGTGTACGAGCCCTCGGGTCATTATAACGTACAGGAAATGGCAAACCGTACGATCCAGATGAGGGCCAACTTCGAGGGCTATCCGACGCCCTCCTTCGCCTGGTTCAAGCCAGACGGAACCGAAGTCCGTCAGGCGGAGCACAACTTCAAGATCTTCTCCGAGGAGCTGGGCACAATGCTCCAGGTGCTCAATGCCCAGCTGCAGGACAGCGGCACCTACATCCTGCGGGGCTCCAATGCTTTTCAGACCGTGGTGCGGGAGTACAACGTTAGTGTGAGTGACGGTCCGGTCCTGAGCATGGCGGACACGTACGTCCAGGTGGGATCCGTCGCCCGACTGGAGTGCACTGTCCTTTCCTACCCGCCGGCGTTCGTCACCTTCTTCTTCCGTTCCTGCAGCCTGGAGCCCCGTTGGCCCACGTGCTCCATTCACCAAAAGAACTTTAGC ATACCAGAGGAACGGGCGAAATATAAG TTCCTGACGAAGGCGAGACCGGGAAAACTAAGTGTGGAAAGCATATACGAGGTGTCCTTCCTGCCCACGGATCCTGGAATACTGACCTGTGTTGCCGAGAACAAGGTGAATGGAAAGGAGCTAAGATCCTTGACCTCGGCTCATGTGTTGCTGGGTAATATTTCCGAGAACATGACCATCCATGGCTTCGATAAGAGTCACAAGATCGCTAAGGAGGAGTATGTGAGCTTCACCTGCGAGGCGCTGGCCTATCACTTCGATGGCAATCTGCAATGGCTCCTCAACGGCGAGGATTTAAAGGAAACCGAAC TTGTCCGAACTGAAACCAGTCCTACCAACTACTCCTACAGGAGCACCATACACATAACTACGATTTCCGACCAGGATCAAGGAACCTACGAGTGCCGAGCCTATCACAATTCGAACCATTCCTTATACAGCAGTCGCGAGATATTCCTCAGCGTCTACGATCCTTTTGCCCCCCAGTGGCTGGATACCAGCCTAAAGGACCACAACAAAATAAAGCGAAAATTGGGCCAGGGCGTGGAGCTGGATTGCGCCTCCAATGCGATTCCCGCGGCCAAGGTGCGTTGGTACAAGGACGACAAGGAGCTGAACGAAGCCAAATTCAGAAACATCACTGCAAACGATTCCAAGCTGACGATCATATTCCTGTATCCCGGCGATGAGGGCGTCTATAAATGCCAAGTGGAGAACAGGTTGGACAGGATCGAGAGGTCCTTCACCGTGGTTATTACGG ATCTTCCCGGCATCAGCATGGCCTGGGTGTGGTTCGGTCTGATACTTTTCCTCATCCTGATCGGCCTGTGCGTCTTCCTGGCCATTCGCTACCAGAAGGAGCACAAACGGCACCTTGAACTGAAGGCAGCTGGCCTGGCCAACTTCGAGGAGGGGGCCGTGGCCCACATTAATCCCGACATGACCTTGGATGAGCAGGCGGAATTCTTGCCCTACAATCGCCAATTTGAATTCCCGCGGGCGAACCTGACGCTGGGCAAGCAGCTGGGAGCCGGAGCCTTTGGCGTGGTGCTCAAGGGAGAAGCCATAGGAATCCGCAAGGAGGAGCCCAGCACCACGGTGGCCGTGAAGATGGTCAAGCGAACGGCCGACAACGAGGTGGTCAGGGCACTGGTCTCCGAGCTCAAGATAATGGTCCACATGGGCCAGCACTTGAATGTGGTCAATCTCCTGGGAGCCGTCACCAAAAACATTGCAAAAC GCGAACTCATGGTCATCGTTGAGTACTGTCGCTTTGGCAACATTCAGAACTTCCTGATGAAAAACCGGAAGTGCTTCATCAACCAAATCAATCCGGACACCGACCACATAGATCCCTCCATCATGACCCAGCGCATTTCCGATAACTTTGACCTGCACCG CGATGCGaatggtggtggtggtggtggtggcttGAAGTACGCCAATATCGGTTTCCCGATCCACACGTACGTCAATGAACCGCACAACAATAACACGCAACCGCCAACTCACCGCAGGAACTCGGACAATGATCCCCGGTCGGGCACCCGAGCCGGACGTCCCGGATCCGGAACGGCCACCTACAGCTATGAGCGGCAGATGGACACCTGTGCCACCGTGATGACCACAGTGCCGGAGG ATGACCTAATAATGTCAAATAACTCCGTGCAACCCGCCTGGCGTTCCAACTACAAGACGGACTCCAACGAGGCGATGACAGTGACCACTGTGGACCTGATCAGTTGGGCCTTCCAGGTGGCCCGCGGCATGGATTACCTGGCCTCCAGGAAGGTGTTGCACGGTGATCTGGCTGCCAGGAACATTCTCCTCTGCGAGAACAATGTGGTCAAGATCTGCGACTTTGGTCTAGCTCGGTCCATGTACCGAACGGACAACTACAAAAAGTCgg AGAGTGGCAAACTGCCGATTAAGTGGCTTGCGCTAGAGTCCCTCAGCGATCATGTCTTCAGCACCTACAGCGACGTTTGGTCCTACGGAATTGTCCTGTGGGAGATGTTCTCGCTGGCCAAGGTTCCGTATCCGGGCATAGATCCCAACCAGGAGCTGTTCAACAAGCTGAACGATGGCTACCGCATGGAGAAGCCGCCGTATGCCAATCAAGAGCTCTACGAGATTATGCTTGAGTGCTGGCGGAAGAA tcCCGAGAGCCGACCTTTGTTCCCTGAGCTGGAGCAGCGTTTTGCCAAAATGCTGGGCGAAGATGTGGCCAAT CACTACCTGGACCTGAACACTCCGTACATGGAGACCAACATAGAGAGCACGAAGAACCAAACTACGGATTATCTGGGCCTGATGGGATCACCAGACGAAGTGGCGCCGTCGGCTCCGCGCTACGTTAACGGGCTCGTGGTACCCAAAATCC ACATCTGTGAGTCGCCGGATGACTACACTCCGATGAACCCGGCGAATTCCGAACCCGATGCCAGCACCGCCATCTTCTCACCCACGCGCCTTGAAAACGAAGGCTCCGACTTCCAGGACTTCTCAAGCGAAACCACTTTTCAATTCCCAGGAGAGCGTCAGTCTCCGACGTTGAGTAACAACCTGAACAGTGGATCGAGCAAGCCGCTCCGCAAGAAGAACGGTCTGCCCACAGTGGATGCGGCGGACCAGGCGCCCGAGGAGATACCCATGCTGCAGCGCCGCTCCACGGGATCGGAGGAGAGTCCGGAGCAGGGCAGACGGTTCAACCAGGCCCTCAAGCAGCAGTACGTCACTCCGACGCCCTCGCCCCGCCATCACGTGGAGACCAAACTCAATGGCGACTCCTCCGAAAGCTATGTGAATGTGAAGCCGCCCAGGAAGAATATACCCGGCAAAACAGCAACCGGTGGCGGGGGTGCGCCCACGGATGCCTTCTCCAATCCCAGCTACCAGCCACTGTCCACCGTCAACGAGAAGGAGCAGCGAAGGTACTAG